The Gammaproteobacteria bacterium genome contains the following window.
CTCTCTCCTTGAAATAACTGGAAAACTCTAAAATTTTCAAGACCAAAAAACGATTAGGCAATGCGAGATGGCAGGGAATGTCCTTATAATGCGTTTGGAGATAGTGGATGGCTTTATCTAGCTCTTCTGTACGAAAACAGCCTTCCTCAATAATATTTATTCCAGCAGGGTCTTGTTCCACAACCAAGAAATTAAATTGCGTTTCGGTTATGGCTACCCCCACTCCTTTTTTATTTTTCTGCAACGCTTTTCTTAACATAACTTTAATCTCAATGAAATGTTATGCCATTTTAGCGTTAATTTTGGGGACCACAATTCGTCAAAAATACGGTATTTTATGTTTAAAAATTAACCAACCACTTTATATCAAATAGTTAACATCTGTGCTAACATACGCCGCTTCTGCTAATGGTGCAGAATTAATTGTAACGGTTGGCGTTAATTTAAACGCTCAATAACAAATAAATAAAACACACCGCAGTTATTTCTATGAATTTAATACAAAAAATGCTCAAAAACGGCTTCCTCGCTATTTTCAGCCTTATCATCACTGGTTTTTTCCTTCTCGGCTGCCTCATCTTTTACGTTTATCTAGGACTCCCTGACGTAACCACTTTACGAAATATGCAGCTGCAAGTCCCACTTCGCGTGTTTACCAAAGATGGCAAGCTCATTGCTGAATATGGAGAAAACCACCGCATACCCGTGGGGTTAGACCAAGTCCCCACAAAGCTTATCCAAGGCATTCTGGCCACTGAAGACCAACGTTATTTTGAGCATCCCGGCGTCGACCTCATTGGTCTTGCACGGGCCTCAAGAGAATTACTCGTAACAGGCAGAAAGTCTCAAGGCGCGAGTACCATTACCATGCAAGTCGCACGTAACTTCTTTTTATCGCGACAAAAAACCTTTGGTCGTAAGCTGAATGAAATATTATTAGCCTTAAAAATAGACGCTACCTTAAGCAAAGAAAAGGTATTAGAGCTTTATTTAAATAAAATCTATTTGGGGCAAAGAGCCTATGGTGTGGCCGCTGCCGCCGATGTTTATTTTGGCAAGACACTAAAAGAATTGAACCTTTCTGAAATTGCACTGTTAGCAGGTTTGCCCCAAGCGCCCTCTCGCGACAACCCGATTGACAATCCTCGTGCAGCACTTGAAAGACGTAATCACGTATTGGAACGCATGCTCGCCAGTGGCTATATTACCCAAAAAGAATACGACACCTCTGTTATCATGCCGCTTAATGCGCAACTCCATAAAAAAACCAATTTAATAGAAGCCCCTTATGTCGGAGAAATGGTACGCGCAGCCATGGTGGAAGCTTATGGCGATGCCGCCTACACCAATGGACTAAAAGTCTACACTACCATTGACTCTCGCCTACAAAATGGGGCTAACACTGCATTAAAAAATGGTTTGCTGAGCTATGATCGTCGGCACGGTTTTCGAGGAGCTGAAAAACATTTCAATAAACCCTCACAATGGTTAGTGAAACTACGCAACACACCCACCATTAATGGCATGGTACCTGCGGTGGTTCTTTCTGACTCTAATCGCTATCTCACCGCCATGCTGACCAATCGCACCAAGGTAGCCATCGATTGCGGCAGCTGGAATAAACACCATCTGAAACGGGGAGATTTTGTTAGAATTTCCCATAAACCAGAAGGCTGGGTGTTAGCCCAAGTGCCTAAAGCCGAAGCAGCGATTGTTTCCCTCGATCCAAATAATGGCAGCATATTAGCCTTAACAGGGGGATTTTCATTCCGTCAAAGTCCTTATAATAGAGCCACCCAAGCTAAACGCCAACCAGGCTCCAGCTTTAAGCCTTTCATTTATTCTGCTGCACTCGAAAAGGGTTTCACCCTCGCAAGTATCATTAATGATGCCCCCATTGAACAATATATTCCCGGCTCCAATACAATCTGGCGCCCACAAAATTCTAATTTGAAATTTTATGGACCCACCCGACTCCGATTTGGCTTGGTCCACTCTAGAAACACGGTTTCTATTCGCGTCTTACAAGCCATTGGTGTTTCTTTTGCCATAAATTATGCTAGCCAGTTTGGCTTTGATCCTATAGATATGCCACATAACTTAACCTTAGCACTAGGAACAAATTCCGTTACTCCAATGCAACTTGCTTCGGGTTTCGCAACGTTTGCCAATGGCGGCTATCGAATAAAACCTTATTTTATTGATCGCATTACTGATGATAATGATAAAGAACTTTATCAGGCCGATGCCCCCTCTTTAGAACGCGCCATTACTTCTGAAAATGCTTACTTAATGAATACGGTATTGCAAGATGTAATTCGACAAGGCACTGGTCATCGCGCGTTAGCGCTAAACCGAAAAGATATCGCCGGCAAAACTGGCACAACCAATGATCAAATGGATGGTTGGTTTGCA
Protein-coding sequences here:
- a CDS encoding penicillin-binding protein 1A → MLKNGFLAIFSLIITGFFLLGCLIFYVYLGLPDVTTLRNMQLQVPLRVFTKDGKLIAEYGENHRIPVGLDQVPTKLIQGILATEDQRYFEHPGVDLIGLARASRELLVTGRKSQGASTITMQVARNFFLSRQKTFGRKLNEILLALKIDATLSKEKVLELYLNKIYLGQRAYGVAAAADVYFGKTLKELNLSEIALLAGLPQAPSRDNPIDNPRAALERRNHVLERMLASGYITQKEYDTSVIMPLNAQLHKKTNLIEAPYVGEMVRAAMVEAYGDAAYTNGLKVYTTIDSRLQNGANTALKNGLLSYDRRHGFRGAEKHFNKPSQWLVKLRNTPTINGMVPAVVLSDSNRYLTAMLTNRTKVAIDCGSWNKHHLKRGDFVRISHKPEGWVLAQVPKAEAAIVSLDPNNGSILALTGGFSFRQSPYNRATQAKRQPGSSFKPFIYSAALEKGFTLASIINDAPIEQYIPGSNTIWRPQNSNLKFYGPTRLRFGLVHSRNTVSIRVLQAIGVSFAINYASQFGFDPIDMPHNLTLALGTNSVTPMQLASGFATFANGGYRIKPYFIDRITDDNDKELYQADAPSLERAITSENAYLMNTVLQDVIRQGTGHRALALNRKDIAGKTGTTNDQMDGWFAGYNGDVVTTVWVGFDQQRSLSEYGADAALPIWIDFMRIALEGKPEHTLSQPPNIVRARVNAGTGYNSDDNDPNSYYELFDKAHLPAESGSEENSDHNEASAPVTEELDAPNYKSESDTESSTTLELDKPALQSEDGEQGEELF